The genomic window ACGCGCGGACCGGCCGAGGCCGGGCCGCTGGTTTCGGCGAACAGACTGCACAGCACGGCCAGACTCACGGTTTCGCTTTCGGTTCCTGGCGCTTGAACATTTTCAGCATGCGGTCGGTGATCATGAACCCGCCGACCACGTTGATCATGGCGGCCGTGACGGCGATAAAGCCCAAGATTGTGCTGGCGGTATGCCCGCTACCGCGGCCCGCCATGACCAGCGAGCCGACCAGCGAAATGCCCGAAATGGCGTTGGTGGCCGACATCAGCGGCGTGTGCAAAAGCGGCGGCACGCGCGTGATGACCTGGAAGCCGACGAACCCCGCCAGCACAAA from Pirellulales bacterium includes these protein-coding regions:
- a CDS encoding NAD(P) transhydrogenase subunit alpha, with translation MATDLTAFLQMYVFVLAGFVGFQVITRVPPLLHTPLMSATNAISGISLVGSLVMAGRGSGHTASTILGFIAVTAAMINVVGGFMITDRMLKMFKRQEPKAKP